A DNA window from Pontimonas salivibrio contains the following coding sequences:
- a CDS encoding glycosyltransferase family 4 protein, with amino-acid sequence MSTSGYRVLAAMPWEKTLVERLRELKAGTTRVGYVYERAEPGTFRYRCYNMVQALNSHSEEFSAGYFFLYDLQSIDNLVDHLDVLVLVRVRYDSHVDRLVRQARIRGIPVLYDLDDNIFDVESTPLLVSSLQQGLSRYGRIEKWVGVVGRIRESLELVDGIITTTSFLQGQLEDTFDVPVWVLPNFLNHEQWDYSETLRSEALQPDAEAPIIGYFSGSASHNRDYQIATEGLRAVLEAYPQAKLRIAGYLDIPAALEDFSTRIERLPFMDFLGLQRAIAEVTLNLSPIQHNVFAHSKSELKYFEAAAVGVPTVASPAPVFTETITPGDNGYLADAAQWSEVLLEALADTPDRNRVAERALAHVGEHYLAATMTPRITHVLGQLGS; translated from the coding sequence GTGAGCACTTCTGGCTACAGGGTGCTGGCCGCCATGCCGTGGGAGAAGACTCTGGTGGAGCGGCTTCGGGAACTGAAAGCGGGCACCACCCGTGTGGGGTATGTGTATGAGCGGGCGGAGCCTGGCACCTTCCGCTACCGCTGCTACAACATGGTCCAGGCACTCAACAGCCACTCTGAAGAATTCTCCGCAGGCTATTTCTTTCTCTACGACCTGCAATCAATTGACAACCTGGTCGACCATTTAGATGTTCTCGTCTTGGTGCGAGTGCGCTACGACTCTCACGTCGACCGGTTGGTGCGCCAGGCCCGGATCAGGGGCATCCCGGTGCTCTATGACCTAGACGACAACATTTTCGATGTCGAATCCACCCCGTTACTGGTCTCCAGTCTTCAACAGGGTCTGAGCCGTTACGGCCGGATCGAAAAGTGGGTGGGTGTGGTCGGTCGCATCCGAGAAAGCCTCGAGTTGGTCGATGGCATCATCACCACCACGTCGTTCCTTCAAGGCCAGCTAGAAGACACTTTTGATGTCCCGGTGTGGGTTCTGCCGAACTTTTTAAACCACGAACAGTGGGACTATTCCGAAACCCTTCGCAGTGAGGCTCTCCAGCCCGACGCCGAAGCGCCGATCATTGGGTACTTCTCTGGCAGCGCATCACACAACCGCGACTACCAGATCGCCACAGAGGGCTTGCGAGCGGTGTTGGAGGCCTACCCGCAGGCGAAGCTTCGCATCGCCGGGTATTTAGATATTCCCGCCGCGTTGGAAGATTTCTCCACACGCATTGAGCGCCTACCGTTCATGGACTTCCTCGGCCTGCAGCGAGCCATTGCCGAAGTAACCCTGAACCTCTCCCCCATCCAGCACAACGTCTTCGCGCACTCCAAATCAGAGCTCAAGTATTTTGAAGCCGCAGCGGTCGGCGTCCCCACGGTCGCCTCCCCTGCGCCCGTATTCACCGAGACCATCACCCCCGGCGACAACGGCTACCTTGCCGATGCCGCCCAGTGGTCAGAGGTACTGCTCGAGGCCCTCGCCGATACTCCTGACAGG